The following are from one region of the Methylophilus sp. DW102 genome:
- a CDS encoding formylmethanofuran dehydrogenase: MTNQQNSMHACPACGLLCDDISGEAIAKQQFSCGKAAKFYARTSNGAQPRVAGQPVSLTQAVHAAVELLKQAKTPLIAGSSTDVHGARALVSLSHHTHAAMTHLNASSTLRNMQVLQHRGWQTTTLTEVRNRADVILMIGTDVVSHNTRFFERVVWVPEAMFTAPAARKIIYLGGDDLNTKPGVSPDGRAPEVIPCASEQLPEVVATLRALVMGKPVTAETVAGVDVSRLRTVAETLKAAKYATLVWVSKDLHYAHAELTIENITETVVALNQKSRAMGLSLGGSDGDTSVNYAHTWLNGVIIDTPDWESHDAVVWVNSYSPDAMPPAGTKPVIVLGAADSQFEETLAVFIPVATPGLDCNGQQFRVDGSVTLPLSAAKPSDLPTLSQVIAMIETELKGVAA, encoded by the coding sequence ATGACAAATCAACAAAACAGTATGCATGCATGCCCGGCTTGCGGCTTGCTATGTGACGACATTTCGGGGGAGGCCATTGCCAAACAGCAGTTTTCGTGTGGCAAAGCCGCAAAGTTCTATGCGCGAACGAGTAATGGTGCGCAACCTCGGGTGGCGGGGCAACCTGTGTCGCTGACCCAGGCCGTACATGCCGCCGTCGAACTGCTCAAGCAAGCCAAAACGCCATTGATCGCCGGCAGCAGTACCGATGTCCACGGTGCGCGTGCTCTGGTCAGCCTTTCGCATCATACGCATGCGGCAATGACGCATCTCAATGCCAGCAGTACGCTGCGCAACATGCAGGTATTACAGCATCGCGGCTGGCAGACCACCACCTTGACCGAAGTACGCAACCGCGCAGATGTGATCCTGATGATAGGCACTGATGTGGTGAGCCACAATACCCGTTTTTTCGAGCGCGTGGTGTGGGTGCCTGAGGCCATGTTTACCGCGCCTGCCGCCCGCAAGATCATCTACCTGGGCGGCGATGACCTGAATACCAAGCCTGGCGTCTCTCCCGATGGACGCGCACCTGAAGTGATTCCTTGTGCGAGCGAACAGTTACCGGAGGTGGTCGCCACCTTAAGGGCCCTGGTGATGGGCAAGCCAGTGACTGCGGAAACAGTGGCCGGGGTAGACGTGAGCCGTTTGAGAACCGTGGCTGAGACGCTGAAGGCAGCCAAGTACGCCACCTTGGTGTGGGTATCCAAAGACCTGCATTATGCGCATGCCGAATTAACCATTGAAAATATCACTGAAACCGTGGTCGCCTTGAACCAGAAGAGCCGCGCCATGGGTTTGTCGCTTGGCGGCAGTGATGGCGATACCAGCGTCAACTACGCACATACCTGGCTTAATGGCGTGATTATTGATACACCAGACTGGGAAAGCCATGACGCGGTGGTATGGGTGAATAGTTACAGTCCGGATGCGATGCCGCCTGCAGGCACTAAACCCGTGATTGTGCTCGGTGCTGCTGACAGCCAATTTGAAGAGACGCTAGCAGTGTTTATCCCCGTTGCGACGCCAGGGCTGGACTGCAACGGCCAGCAATTCCGTGTGGATGGCTCGGTTACCTTGCCGCTCAGCGCAGCCAAGCCTTCTGACCTGCCCACCTTGTCACAAGTGATCGCCATGATAGAAACAGAACTTAAAGGAGTGGCGGCATGA
- the ndk gene encoding nucleoside-diphosphate kinase: MALERTLSIIKPDAVAKNVIGQIYTRFENAGLKIVAAKMTHLTQAEAEGFYAVHKERPFFNDLVKFMISGPVMIQALEGENAVLKNRELMGATNPKDAAPGTIRADFAESIDANAVHGSDSLENAAIEIKYFFG, translated from the coding sequence ATGGCTTTAGAGCGTACACTCAGCATCATCAAACCAGACGCCGTTGCAAAAAACGTGATTGGTCAAATCTACACCCGCTTTGAAAACGCCGGTTTGAAAATTGTTGCAGCTAAAATGACCCACCTGACTCAAGCTGAAGCTGAAGGCTTCTACGCTGTGCACAAAGAGCGCCCTTTCTTCAACGACCTGGTTAAATTCATGATCTCTGGTCCTGTGATGATCCAGGCATTGGAAGGCGAAAACGCGGTATTGAAAAACCGTGAACTGATGGGTGCAACTAACCCTAAAGACGCAGCCCCTGGCACCATTCGTGCTGACTTCGCTGAAAGCATTGATGCTAACGCCGTGCACGGTTCCGACTCTTTGGAAAATGCGGCCATCGAAATCAAATACTTCTTCGGTTAA